A genomic stretch from Heliangelus exortis chromosome 16, bHelExo1.hap1, whole genome shotgun sequence includes:
- the LOC139803596 gene encoding protein FAM83D-B-like gives MANPSQCLEEGAGRWPPRPPGPYSEAQRLALEELVAGGPEALRAFLRREQLPPFLSEPEVKAIARGALPPAPEPAGEPSAGASSLDASSLTYFPERSDLEPPALELGWPGFGSGAFRGLTRVEAHFQPGCGESLYGCKEAVRRQIRSARQVIALVMDSFTDIDIFGDLQDAYSNRKVPVYILLDQDFLPHFLEMCKNLGVCPEQESLMRVRTLTGNTYYMRSGAKIIGKVHEKFMLIDGIRVTTGSYSFTWSDGKLNSSNLLLLSGQVVEHFDLEFRILYAQSMPISPKCLSSCRNSGIFDHLANTTESPKEYTVEGNLRAEFARLASTPKKLLKELDLPEDIPGGKPCNLGDSCLCEEEWLSDQEAIVEQKSVSTQTGPWEEQPVVTKRNTATQTSVATAELGTQASVSAKEMGTQTSILLKTAVTQTKEDEHTETPLLHRKLLKEGPALFGTAVSRSSLRSLSSSSSQCSLTSSAGSLSSLRSFEYSTSHRAEYFQKLHKERQFHYSTIRSKLSHMVDILSRRGRVPELPRRAHVPENHLAQYPGRCHLKQKRDISTSLRSLRDVSLFSLNK, from the exons ATGGCCAACCCATCGCAGTGCCTGGAGGAGGGCGCCGGGCGTTGGCCGCCGCGGCCGCCCGGTCCGTACAGCGAGGCGCAGCGGCTGGcgctggaggagctggtggcGGGCGGCCCCGAGGCGCTGCGGGCCTTCCTGCGGCGGGAGCAGCTGCCGCCCTTCCTCTCGGAGCCCGAGGTGAAGGCCATCGCGCGGGGCGCTCTGCCGCCCGCCCCGGAGCCGGCGGGAGAGCCCTCGGCCGGCGCCTCGTCCCTCGACGCCTCCTCGCTCACCTACTTCCCCGAGCGCTCGGACCTGGAGCCGCCGGcgctggagctgggctggccgGGCTTCGGGAGCGGAGCGTTCCGCGGGCTGACGCGGGTGGAGGCACACTTCCAGCCGGGCTGCGGGGAGAGCCTCTACGGCTGCAAGGAGGCGGTGCGGCGGCAGATCCGCTCCGCCCGACAG GTGATTGCCCTTGTGATGGATTCCTTCACAGATATAGATATCTTTGGTGACCTCCAGGATGCCTACAGCAACCGCAAAGTCCCTGTCTATATCCTTCTTGACCAGGATTTTCTACCCCATTTCTTGGAAATGTGCAAGAATTTGGGAGTTTGTCCTGAGCAGGAAAGT CTCATGAGAGTTCGAACTCTCACAGGGAACACGTACTACATGAGGTCAGGTGCCAAAATCATTGGGAAAGTCCATGAGAAGTTCATGTTAATTGATGGCATCAGAGTGACAACGGGCTCCTACAG TTTCACCTGGTCTGATGGGAAGCTGAACAGCAGTAACTTGCTGCTCTTGTCAGGTCAAGTGGTTGAACACTTTGACCTTGAGTTCAGGATTCTTTATGCCCAGTCCATGCCCATCAGCCCTAAATGTCTGTCCAGCTGCAGGAACAGTGGGATATTTGATCACCTGGCAAACACAACAGAGTCCCCCAAAGAATATACTGTGGAAGGCAACTTGAGAGCAGAATTTGCCAGGCTGGCTAGCACTCcaaagaagctgctgaaagaaCTAGATCTGCCTGAAGATATTCCTGGAGGCAAACCTTGCAACTTGGGGGATTCTTGCCTCTGTGAAGAGGAGTGGCTCAGTGATCAAGAGGCCATAGTGGAACAGAAAAGTGTGTCAACTCAAACTGGCCCTTGGGAAGAGCAGCCTGTAGTGACCAAGAGGAACACTGCCACACAGACCAGTGTTGCAACAGCAGAACTGGGCACTCAGGCTTCTGTCAGTGCCAAAGAGATGGGCACTCAGACTTCCATTTTGCTGAAGACTGCAGTGACGCAGACGAAGGAAGATGAGCACACAGAAACACCCCTCCTTCACAGAAAGCTGTTAAAAGAAGGACCTGCTCTGTTTGGAACAGCTGTATCAAGGTCCAGTCTGCGATCACTGTCTTCATCATCATCCCAGTGCTCTCTTaccagctctgctggctcaCTCTCTTCTCTCCGATCCTTTGAATATTCTACCAGTCACAGGgcagaatattttcaaaaactGCATAAAGAGAGGCAATTCCACTACTCCACTATCAGGTCAAAGCTTAGCCACATGGTGGATATCCTGTCCCGGAGGGGACGTGTACCTGAACTGCCCCGGAGGGCACATGTGCCTGAAAACCACTTGGCCCAGTACCCTGGGAGATGCCACCTGAAACAGAAGAGGGACATCAGCACCAGCCTGCGCAGCCTCCGGGATGTCTCACTCTTTTCTCTCAATAAATGA
- the LOC139803548 gene encoding protein FAM83D-B-like yields MGRSGASALRRPAGSFPSAPGLGGRCGRAFTRGGSARRAAIKALLSRFRSVPGPAMSNPSQCLEEGAGRWPPRPPAPYSEAQRLALEELVAGGPEALRAFLRREQLPPFLSEPEVKAIARGALPPAPEPAGEPSAGASSLDASSLTYFPERSDLEPPALELGWPGFGSGAFRGLTRVEAHFQPGCGESLYGCKEAVRRQIRSARQMIALVMDSFTDTDIFKDLLEACSQRQVKAYILLDQSSFSHFLKMCKDLRVDLEQEKLMRIRNITGKTYYTRSGAKIVGKVREKFMLVDGIRVTTGSYSFTWTDGKLNSSNILILSGPAVAHFDLEFRILYARSKPINLREFSSCKKNEVLDQLVRITVASRDLSRENLLRMEFLYLRAFVGNLKRKRSWLHASREAVYVSNNAMHTSPPLTKRNGSLVMRPHWIVER; encoded by the exons ATGGGACGGAGCGGAGCCTCCGCCCTGCGCCGTCCCGCCGGCTCCTTCCCCTCCGCCCCGGGGCTGGGCGGGAGGTGTGGAAGAGCCTTCACGCGTGGTGGGTCCGCCCGCCGAGCCGCTATAAAGGCTCTGCTGAGCCGGTTCCGTTCCGTGCCGGGACCCGCCATGTCCAACCCATCGCAGTGCCTGGAGGAGGGCGCCGGGCGTTGGCCGCCGCGGCCGCCCGCTCCGTACAGCGAGGCGCAGCGGCTGGcgctggaggagctggtggcGGGCGGCCCCGAGGCGCTGCGGGCCTTCCTGCGGCGGGAGCAGCTGCCGCCCTTCCTCTCGGAGCCCGAGGTGAAGGCCATCGCGCGGGGCGCTCTGCCGCCCGCCCCGGAGCCGGCGGGAGAGCCCTCGGCCGGCGCCTCGTCCCTCGACGCCTCCTCGCTCACCTACTTCCCCGAGCGCTCGGACCTGGAGCCGCCGGcgctggagctgggctggccgGGCTTCGGGAGCGGAGCGTTCCGCGGGCTGACGCGGGTGGAGGCACACTTCCAGCCGGGCTGCGGGGAGAGCCTCTACGGCTGCAAGGAGGCGGTGCGGCGGCAGATCCGCTCCGCCCGACAG ATGATTGCCCTGGTTATGGATTCCTTCACAGATACTGATATCTTCAAAGACCTCTTGGAAGCTTGTAGCCAGCGGCAAGTTAAAGCATATATTCTTCTAGATCAGTCTTCATTTTCCCACTTTCTGAAAATGTGCAAGGATCTGAGAGTTGACCTTGAACAGGAAAAG TTGATGAGAATTCGAAATATCACTGGGAAGACATACTACACAAGGTCAGGTGCCAAAATTGTTGGAAAAGTCCGTGAAAAGTTCATGTTAGTTGATGGCATCAGAGTGACAACGGGCTCCTACAG TTTTACGTGGACAGATGGGAAGCTGAACAGCAGCAACATTTTGATCCTGTCAGGCCCTGCAGTTGCACATTTTGACCTGGAATTCCGAATTCTTTATGCACGGTCAAAACCCATCAACCTCAGAGAGTTCTCCAGCTGCAAGAAGAATGAGGTGTTGGACCAGCTGGTCAGGATAACAGTGGCTTCCAGAGACTTGTCCAGGGAGAACTTACTGAGAATGGAATTTTTGTATCTTAGAGCATTTGTAGGAAATCTCAAAAGGAAGCGAAGCTGGCTGCATGCCTCCAGAGAGGCAGTGTATGTGTCGAATAATGCAATGCATACTTCTCCTCCACTGACTAAAAGGAATGGCTCTCTAGTGATGAGGCCACACTGGATTGTAGAGAGATGA